The Prosthecobacter dejongeii genome contains a region encoding:
- a CDS encoding efflux RND transporter permease subunit, whose protein sequence is MIETIIHWSLKNRFLVACAALLLIALGVRAIYLTPVDAIPDLTENQVLVYGEWMGRSPQEVEDQVTFPLSTGLQGLAGVKEVRATSMFGFSLITIIFEDKVDTYFARARVLERLNYLQGSMPEGVKPQLGPDASGLGWVYQYYFDVDASKAKDGGYDLAELRSLQDWYVRYQLASVQGVAEVASIGGFVKQYQVELNSTQMRMSNVTLMDVMTAVQNANLNVGGKVVEENGAEFVLRGIGLVTSVEDLELVTVKAMGGTPIYLKDIATVQIGGDFRRGALDLNGHEAVGGTVVMRTGENAKAVIERIKEKIAQIAPSLPPGVTIKPFYDRSELIDNTIGTLKHALLEEFILVTFAHIIFLWHFRSILIVTLPLPISILISFLLMKEFGITSNIMSLTGIAIAIGVLVDAAIVVTENVIRHCEEAEHKKGGRLNSKETWDVTLVACTQVGRPIFFAMAIIILAFVPVFALSGQEGKLFHPLAFTKTFAMIGSTLLAVTLVPVLCSLLVRGPFHSEESNIVMKFLLRLYEPTLNWALNHRKTVITAAMCILMVALLTAFGLPRATVKGIRDAGYPRLSEIVTGFGKEFMPPLNEGSLLYMPVMMPKTGLKEIQRVMSWQDAVIAATPEVESVAGKLGRFETATDPAPTEMLETTIMLKPEYIRDGRWSVKRNPAWREGMTVEKLKAELTEKMKQVPGYVPAFLQPIENRILMLYTGIRAQVGVKIYGDDLDKIQRKAFEIEKLINSIEGAAGVSPSRVQGKPYLNIQVDRQSMARYGLSAKDVLDAVEIAIGGKNVSTTIEGRQRFPIQIRVQRGERDDIEKLSSILVAERQGMSASGADPLGSGGGMTGGTGAAPAAGMALSSGNTPVTYIPLGMVAKITREVGANEIASENGRLRSYVQANVQDRDLGGFVQEVEQKLKAINWEGMTYKMTGEYENQRRFVQTMQVVFPIVLLIIFVLLYIVYHSALEAAHVMLAVPFALSGGVLLQKLLGYNFNGAVWVGYIALFGTAVQTGVVMVVYLEETVKARMAQLGAAFAYSDLVQAVKDGARLRLRPKVMTVATIVASLLPIMWSHRQGSEVMQPLATPVIGGMISSLIHILIVTPVIFLWLRGRGYHDKNDAMKTF, encoded by the coding sequence ATGATTGAGACCATCATTCATTGGAGCCTGAAAAACCGTTTCTTAGTCGCTTGTGCTGCACTGCTGCTTATCGCGCTGGGCGTGCGAGCCATTTACCTCACACCTGTCGATGCAATTCCCGACCTCACGGAGAACCAAGTGCTCGTCTATGGCGAGTGGATGGGCCGCAGCCCGCAGGAGGTGGAGGATCAGGTGACGTTCCCGCTTTCGACTGGCCTGCAAGGTCTGGCAGGCGTCAAAGAGGTGCGTGCGACTTCGATGTTCGGCTTCTCACTCATCACCATCATCTTCGAGGACAAGGTGGACACCTACTTTGCACGAGCGCGAGTGTTGGAGCGGTTGAACTACTTGCAAGGCTCCATGCCTGAAGGTGTGAAGCCGCAGCTTGGCCCTGATGCCTCCGGCCTCGGCTGGGTGTATCAATACTACTTCGATGTCGATGCCTCCAAAGCAAAGGACGGCGGCTATGATCTCGCGGAGCTTCGTTCGCTGCAAGATTGGTATGTGCGCTACCAACTCGCCAGCGTGCAAGGTGTGGCAGAAGTGGCGAGCATCGGAGGTTTTGTGAAGCAGTATCAGGTCGAGCTAAACTCCACCCAGATGCGCATGTCGAACGTCACACTCATGGATGTGATGACGGCGGTGCAGAATGCGAACCTCAATGTCGGTGGCAAGGTAGTGGAGGAAAATGGGGCCGAGTTCGTACTGCGTGGCATCGGCCTCGTCACAAGTGTCGAAGACCTGGAACTCGTCACCGTGAAGGCAATGGGGGGCACACCCATTTACTTGAAGGACATCGCCACCGTGCAGATCGGTGGCGACTTTAGACGCGGTGCGCTTGATTTAAATGGCCATGAAGCCGTGGGTGGCACCGTGGTCATGCGCACTGGCGAAAACGCCAAAGCCGTCATCGAGCGCATCAAGGAAAAGATCGCACAGATCGCGCCCAGCCTGCCACCTGGTGTCACCATCAAGCCCTTCTATGACCGCAGTGAGTTGATCGACAACACCATTGGCACGCTTAAGCACGCGCTGCTGGAGGAGTTCATTCTCGTCACGTTCGCACACATCATTTTTCTCTGGCACTTCCGCAGCATCCTCATTGTAACACTGCCATTGCCGATCTCGATCTTGATCTCCTTCCTGCTGATGAAGGAGTTTGGCATTACCAGCAATATCATGTCGCTCACCGGCATCGCCATCGCCATCGGCGTGCTGGTGGATGCCGCTATCGTCGTCACAGAGAATGTCATCCGACACTGTGAAGAAGCTGAGCACAAAAAAGGCGGGCGGCTAAACTCTAAAGAGACCTGGGATGTCACGCTCGTTGCCTGCACACAGGTCGGCAGGCCCATCTTCTTCGCCATGGCGATCATCATCCTCGCTTTTGTGCCGGTGTTTGCGCTCAGCGGTCAAGAAGGCAAACTGTTCCATCCGTTGGCCTTCACGAAGACCTTTGCCATGATCGGCTCCACTCTGCTTGCGGTGACACTGGTGCCCGTGTTGTGCTCGTTACTTGTACGCGGGCCGTTTCATTCAGAGGAAAGCAACATCGTGATGAAGTTCCTGCTCCGTTTGTATGAGCCAACTCTCAACTGGGCACTCAATCATCGGAAAACGGTCATCACGGCAGCCATGTGTATCCTCATGGTAGCTTTGCTCACCGCTTTTGGCCTGCCACGCGCCACGGTGAAGGGCATCCGCGATGCTGGCTATCCGCGTCTCAGTGAGATTGTCACTGGTTTTGGCAAAGAATTCATGCCTCCGCTCAATGAAGGCAGTCTGCTCTACATGCCTGTGATGATGCCAAAAACCGGCCTCAAAGAGATCCAGCGCGTCATGTCCTGGCAGGACGCTGTCATCGCCGCGACTCCCGAAGTCGAGTCTGTCGCGGGCAAGCTGGGCCGCTTTGAAACCGCAACCGATCCCGCGCCCACGGAGATGCTGGAAACGACGATCATGCTCAAACCTGAGTACATCCGCGATGGTCGCTGGAGCGTAAAACGCAACCCTGCATGGCGTGAAGGCATGACAGTGGAAAAACTCAAAGCCGAACTAACTGAAAAGATGAAGCAAGTGCCTGGCTATGTGCCAGCCTTCCTGCAACCCATCGAGAACCGCATCCTCATGCTCTACACTGGCATTCGAGCGCAGGTCGGCGTGAAGATCTATGGTGACGACCTCGATAAGATTCAGCGCAAAGCCTTCGAGATCGAAAAACTTATCAACAGCATCGAAGGAGCTGCCGGAGTATCGCCCTCACGCGTGCAGGGAAAGCCCTACCTCAATATCCAGGTGGATCGCCAATCTATGGCCCGCTATGGCCTCAGTGCCAAGGATGTGCTTGATGCCGTGGAGATTGCCATCGGTGGCAAGAACGTCAGCACCACCATCGAAGGTCGGCAGCGCTTCCCCATCCAGATCCGCGTGCAACGCGGCGAGCGTGACGACATCGAGAAACTCAGCAGCATCCTTGTTGCTGAACGTCAGGGCATGAGTGCATCCGGTGCCGATCCGTTGGGAAGTGGCGGAGGCATGACCGGTGGCACGGGTGCAGCACCAGCCGCAGGTATGGCATTGAGCTCGGGAAACACTCCCGTCACTTATATCCCGCTTGGCATGGTGGCGAAGATCACCCGTGAAGTTGGTGCCAATGAGATTGCCAGTGAGAACGGACGACTTCGTTCCTACGTTCAGGCGAACGTGCAAGACCGAGACCTAGGCGGTTTCGTTCAGGAGGTCGAGCAGAAACTCAAGGCCATCAATTGGGAAGGCATGACCTACAAAATGACCGGCGAGTATGAAAATCAGCGCCGTTTCGTTCAGACGATGCAGGTTGTCTTTCCCATCGTACTGCTCATCATCTTCGTGCTGCTCTATATCGTGTATCACAGCGCACTGGAGGCCGCTCACGTCATGCTCGCCGTGCCCTTCGCTTTGAGTGGTGGCGTGCTGCTGCAAAAACTGCTCGGTTACAACTTCAATGGAGCCGTCTGGGTCGGTTACATCGCCCTCTTTGGCACCGCTGTTCAAACCGGCGTCGTCATGGTGGTGTATCTGGAGGAGACCGTGAAAGCCCGCATGGCGCAACTTGGAGCCGCTTTCGCCTATAGTGACCTTGTACAGGCCGTGAAGGACGGCGCACGCTTGCGCCTGCGCCCAAAAGTGATGACCGTTGCCACCATTGTCGCCTCCCTGCTGCCGATCATGTGGAGCCACCGTCAAGGATCTGAAGTCATGCAACCCCTCGCCACGCCCGTCATCGGCGGCATGATCTCCAGCTTGATCCACATTCTTATTGTCACTCCAGTCATCTTTCTCTGGCTACGAGGGCGGGGGTACCATGATAAAAACGACGCGATGAAAACCTTTTAA
- a CDS encoding DUF72 domain-containing protein — protein MYVRLHGTIRWYPHDDTDAEFQTWVSRSRLSGAKRTWASFNNDRDGYSLKNTGEFRRLLETE, from the coding sequence ATTTATGTCCGGCTCCACGGCACCATCCGATGGTACCCACATGACGATACCGATGCGGAATTCCAGACATGGGTGAGTCGCAGCCGCCTCAGCGGTGCCAAGCGGACATGGGCCTCCTTCAACAATGATCGCGACGGCTACTCGTTGAAAAACACCGGAGAGTTTCGGCGATTACTGGAGACCGAATAA
- a CDS encoding leucine-rich repeat domain-containing protein, with the protein MVGHGSRDIGFLLDIPDDAQLSGNTLILNKPEDVPSQVQAFGILCPLPSKVRERDSVWTFEFLKYGGWDTLVVNSIPVAVLGSDVCPPGPLPPGDEPIAVSWCAYRGLEGLVPTSRIKRLQIQALKPLTAMVLKAVSHLSDLKYLELVAKSAQELSAWLFPQSLTGLSVNLPEDVEDLNSFRFLSNLTVLHLVQCKSLRNVEVLGKLLKIENLKLQGATTLTDITEIGDMKSLRVLDLSGAMVLRDLSPLARLQRLHSVNLMHCDMVTDISPLAAHEGLKRLDLSGCGKLRYLGPLNSLIDTEVTLPTGGV; encoded by the coding sequence ATGGTTGGTCATGGAAGTCGAGACATCGGGTTCTTATTAGACATTCCCGACGATGCTCAGCTCAGCGGCAATACTCTGATTCTGAATAAACCTGAAGATGTCCCTTCTCAGGTACAGGCATTTGGCATTCTCTGCCCACTGCCATCGAAAGTCAGGGAACGGGATTCCGTATGGACATTTGAATTTCTAAAATATGGCGGCTGGGATACGTTAGTGGTCAATTCTATTCCCGTCGCGGTCCTCGGTTCCGACGTTTGTCCGCCCGGCCCTCTACCGCCCGGTGACGAGCCTATAGCAGTGTCCTGGTGCGCCTACAGAGGCCTGGAAGGGCTCGTGCCCACATCTCGTATTAAACGGCTTCAGATCCAGGCTCTGAAGCCATTGACAGCCATGGTGTTGAAAGCTGTTTCACATTTGTCAGACCTCAAGTATTTAGAATTAGTGGCAAAGTCTGCGCAGGAACTTTCTGCGTGGCTGTTTCCCCAATCTTTGACTGGTCTCTCTGTCAATCTGCCAGAGGATGTAGAGGATCTGAATTCATTTCGCTTTCTGAGCAATCTTACAGTTCTTCACTTAGTGCAGTGCAAATCATTGCGAAATGTCGAAGTCTTGGGCAAACTTCTAAAAATTGAGAACCTTAAACTTCAGGGGGCAACAACTCTCACTGACATTACTGAGATCGGTGATATGAAATCACTCCGGGTACTTGATCTTTCTGGAGCCATGGTTCTAAGAGATCTCAGTCCGCTCGCTCGCCTTCAACGCTTGCACAGCGTGAACCTGATGCATTGTGACATGGTCACAGATATCTCGCCTCTAGCGGCCCATGAAGGGCTAAAGCGGCTCGATTTAAGCGGCTGTGGCAAGCTCAGGTATCTTGGTCCCTTAAATTCGTTGATTGACACGGAAGTTACGCTTCCGACTGGTGGGGTTTGA
- a CDS encoding DUF4339 domain-containing protein, producing the protein MMHYHIHKDGQQVGPLTENEITTGVNSGRFHVNDLVWREGLAEWLPISSIFPSLLPSGISSPPVPPPVPVSQAEEKFGCKHLFGLVLAAIFGLVILVAMFGDSDSSKVEASLTEEQKANEAKRQAKDGNAIIANASEGTTLQKEQYEREHLGKRYFFKGNVTDVKSNRTITVILDTWNHANVTFLSEDVSSFHKDKVVYFSAIIEEFGTGMLVRHDLGEARMENIDNPEEVSMEVKTQEPVNPNIKGPKILDIQLGDHIFEIRDVFNKKYRSELQGEEMEMRRAPDNSAIICTTAQGLKALQKMGVLHGFQNAVQSSKDKSAALLFGALAGEDGFIGGTIELKTLKAPIIYADKDGIINKVLISPMAAQVFFGTGFMSNKEFASFMHSKYDLPDLEGELVEVSDGFTRQTNFETKYFGYSHSYSVSIDETKMFVIESIK; encoded by the coding sequence ATGATGCATTACCACATCCACAAAGATGGTCAGCAGGTTGGACCATTGACTGAAAATGAAATCACCACAGGTGTTAATTCTGGTCGTTTTCATGTAAATGACCTGGTGTGGCGGGAAGGCCTTGCTGAATGGCTGCCTATTTCATCAATATTTCCTTCTCTCCTTCCCAGTGGAATCAGTAGTCCTCCTGTACCACCGCCAGTCCCTGTAAGCCAAGCAGAGGAAAAGTTCGGCTGTAAGCATCTTTTCGGACTGGTGTTAGCAGCCATCTTTGGACTGGTGATCCTGGTAGCTATGTTTGGAGATTCTGACTCCTCAAAAGTTGAAGCCTCTTTGACAGAAGAACAAAAAGCAAACGAAGCCAAGAGGCAGGCGAAAGACGGGAATGCCATTATTGCTAATGCATCTGAAGGGACCACTCTTCAAAAGGAACAGTATGAACGTGAGCATCTAGGCAAGAGGTACTTTTTTAAAGGGAATGTGACGGATGTGAAATCAAACCGTACAATCACTGTCATACTGGACACCTGGAACCATGCAAACGTCACATTCCTGTCAGAAGATGTCAGTTCATTCCATAAAGATAAAGTGGTGTATTTCTCGGCAATAATTGAAGAGTTTGGTACAGGGATGCTTGTCAGGCATGATCTTGGAGAAGCAAGAATGGAAAATATAGACAATCCTGAGGAGGTATCCATGGAAGTGAAAACACAAGAACCCGTGAACCCTAATATCAAAGGGCCAAAGATTCTTGATATTCAACTTGGTGACCACATTTTCGAAATCCGCGATGTCTTCAATAAGAAATATAGATCTGAATTACAGGGTGAAGAAATGGAGATGAGGAGAGCCCCCGACAATTCTGCCATCATATGCACCACGGCACAAGGTTTAAAGGCGCTTCAGAAGATGGGTGTTCTTCATGGTTTTCAGAATGCAGTGCAGTCTTCAAAAGACAAATCAGCGGCTCTTTTGTTTGGAGCACTAGCTGGCGAAGACGGATTCATTGGAGGCACTATCGAACTAAAAACTTTAAAGGCTCCCATCATCTATGCTGACAAGGATGGGATCATTAACAAAGTCTTGATCAGTCCTATGGCGGCACAGGTTTTCTTTGGAACAGGATTTATGTCCAATAAGGAATTTGCCAGTTTTATGCATTCCAAGTATGATCTGCCTGATTTGGAAGGTGAGCTTGTTGAGGTCAGCGACGGGTTTACTCGCCAGACAAATTTTGAGACAAAATACTTTGGGTATTCCCACAGTTATTCCGTCAGTATTGACGAAACGAAAATGTTTGTCATTGAATCAATAAAGTAG
- a CDS encoding helix-turn-helix domain-containing protein, protein MENPSQIDPRERAIVMALKAERERQGISAAQLAKKIKISRNTIPNLERNEARPTLWVLLKIADGLKVNLKDLF, encoded by the coding sequence GTGGAAAACCCATCTCAAATTGATCCCCGCGAACGCGCCATTGTCATGGCATTGAAGGCCGAACGAGAACGACAAGGAATTTCAGCGGCCCAACTCGCAAAGAAAATCAAAATCAGCCGGAACACCATTCCCAACCTGGAGAGAAATGAAGCCCGACCGACCCTCTGGGTGCTTTTGAAAATCGCGGATGGTCTGAAGGTCAATCTGAAGGATTTATTTTGA